In Rahnella variigena, one DNA window encodes the following:
- the yiaK gene encoding 3-dehydro-L-gulonate 2-dehydrogenase, protein MQRIEFSLMQQTIQRALQKAGLAERDARTCARIHTESSCDGIASHGLNRVARFVDYVHKGWIDIHAKPELEKSLGAIAIYNGNRGIDITNALFAVEKATEMAKEYGVGIVALKNSSHWMRGGSYGWHAAQQGMAAMCWTNTESCMPAWGGKNTRVGNNPFVMAVPRTKGPIVLDMAMSQYSYGKLQVTRLKNEKLPFPGGYDKEGNLTDDPGPIEASMRILPTGYWKGSGLAIVLDAMAALLSAGSPTNEIDKIGKGSCTGASQIFMVFDPTQLGGAEFTERMADSVADYVNQSEPAENSRDVRYPGQTAAANREENRRLGIPADETVWDEVMRLAE, encoded by the coding sequence ATGCAAAGAATTGAATTCAGCCTGATGCAACAAACCATCCAGCGTGCCCTGCAAAAAGCGGGACTTGCTGAGAGAGATGCACGGACCTGTGCGCGAATCCATACAGAATCCAGTTGTGACGGTATTGCATCACATGGCCTCAACCGGGTAGCGCGTTTTGTCGATTATGTTCATAAGGGCTGGATTGATATCCACGCCAAACCGGAACTGGAAAAATCCCTCGGCGCCATCGCCATCTACAACGGCAACCGCGGTATCGACATTACCAACGCCCTGTTCGCCGTGGAGAAAGCCACCGAAATGGCGAAAGAGTATGGCGTGGGGATCGTGGCGCTGAAAAACAGCAGTCACTGGATGCGCGGCGGCAGTTATGGCTGGCATGCGGCACAACAAGGCATGGCGGCGATGTGCTGGACCAATACGGAATCCTGCATGCCCGCCTGGGGCGGAAAAAACACCCGCGTCGGCAATAACCCGTTTGTCATGGCGGTACCAAGAACCAAAGGTCCGATTGTGCTGGACATGGCAATGTCACAGTATTCCTACGGCAAATTGCAGGTTACGCGGCTGAAAAACGAAAAACTGCCCTTCCCCGGCGGCTACGATAAAGAAGGAAATCTGACGGATGATCCGGGCCCGATCGAAGCCTCCATGCGCATTTTACCCACCGGTTACTGGAAAGGCTCGGGGCTGGCAATTGTGCTGGACGCCATGGCCGCGTTGCTTTCAGCGGGCTCGCCCACCAATGAAATAGACAAAATCGGCAAAGGGAGCTGCACCGGCGCCAGCCAGATTTTCATGGTATTCGACCCGACGCAGTTAGGTGGCGCTGAATTCACTGAACGCATGGCGGACAGCGTCGCGGACTACGTGAATCAGTCAGAACCGGCTGAAAACAGCCGCGATGTCCGTTATCCCGGCCAGACAGCCGCCGCCAACCGCGAGGAAAACCGCCGTCTGGGGATCCCGGCAGATGAAACGGTATGGGATGAAGTGATGCGGCTGGCGGAATAA
- a CDS encoding Zn-dependent oxidoreductase, which yields MNSVVIQEPGKLVIEQRALPVPAAGEVRVRVSYAGICGSDVHIYHGHNPFAKYPRVIGHEFFGHIDSVGEGVEASRIGERVVVDPVVSCGHCYPCSIGRPNVCAQLQVIGVHRDGGFSDYACAPAKNAYVVPAAIPDKLASMVEPFTIAANITAFLKPTPQDTALIYGAGPMGLTVIQVLKGVYGVQKVIVADRIDERLQMAQASGADWIINNSERSVADELAAEGVRPTLIVDAACHPAILQEAILLASPAARIGMMGFSGEPSSVTQQSITSKEISLFSSRLNSHRFPQVIEWMEQGKIAPEKLVTHWMPAGEVEAALTLFEKDQRSCCKVLLTF from the coding sequence ATGAACAGTGTCGTTATACAAGAACCCGGAAAATTAGTCATCGAGCAACGTGCTTTGCCGGTACCTGCCGCCGGTGAAGTACGAGTTCGGGTCAGTTACGCCGGTATCTGCGGATCCGATGTGCATATCTACCACGGTCATAATCCGTTCGCGAAATACCCGCGGGTGATTGGTCATGAATTTTTCGGCCACATCGACAGCGTCGGCGAAGGCGTAGAGGCTTCACGCATCGGGGAACGCGTGGTGGTCGATCCTGTCGTCAGCTGCGGACATTGCTATCCGTGCTCGATTGGCCGCCCGAATGTGTGCGCCCAATTGCAGGTGATCGGCGTCCACCGCGATGGAGGTTTTAGTGATTATGCCTGCGCACCGGCGAAAAACGCCTACGTGGTACCGGCCGCTATCCCGGACAAACTCGCCAGCATGGTTGAACCCTTTACTATCGCGGCCAATATCACCGCCTTTCTCAAACCGACACCTCAGGACACTGCGCTGATCTACGGCGCTGGCCCGATGGGACTGACGGTGATCCAGGTACTGAAAGGCGTGTACGGCGTGCAGAAAGTGATTGTCGCCGACCGTATCGACGAGCGGTTGCAGATGGCGCAGGCCAGTGGCGCGGACTGGATCATCAACAACAGCGAGCGCAGCGTGGCAGATGAACTGGCTGCCGAAGGTGTACGCCCGACGCTTATTGTCGATGCCGCCTGCCACCCGGCCATTTTGCAGGAAGCGATTTTGCTTGCCTCGCCCGCCGCACGTATCGGCATGATGGGTTTTTCCGGCGAGCCGAGTTCGGTTACACAGCAGAGTATTACCAGCAAGGAGATTTCACTGTTTTCATCGCGCCTGAACAGCCACCGGTTCCCGCAAGTGATTGAATGGATGGAGCAAGGGAAAATCGCGCCCGAAAAGCTGGTGACGCACTGGATGCCTGCCGGGGAAGTGGAAGCTGCATTAACGCTGTTTGAGAAAGATCAGCGTTCCTGCTGCAAGGTTTTACTGACATTCTGA
- the manD gene encoding D-mannonate dehydratase ManD, which translates to MKIVNAEVFVTCPGRNFVTLKITTDSGLTGIGDATLNGRELPVASYLKDHVCPQLIGRDAHQIEDIWQFFYKGAYWRRGPVTMSAISAVDMALWDIKAKAANMPLYQLLGGASRTGVMVYCHTTGHSIDEVLDDYAKHKELGFKAIRAQCGVPGMKTTYGMAKGKGLAYEPATKGNWPEEQLWSTEKYLDFTPKLFEAVRNKFGFDEHLLHDMHHRLTPIEAARFGKSIEEYRLFWMEDPTPAENQESFRLIRQHTVTPIAVGEVFNSIWDCKQLIEEQLIDYIRTTITHAGGITGMRRIADFASLYQVRTGSHGPSDLSPICMAAALHFDLWVPNFGVQEYMGYSEQMLEVFPHNWTFDNGYMHPGEKPGLGIEFDEKLAAKYPYEPAYLPVARLEDGTLWNW; encoded by the coding sequence ATGAAAATCGTGAATGCTGAAGTCTTTGTCACTTGCCCGGGGCGCAACTTTGTTACGTTGAAAATTACTACTGACAGCGGGCTGACCGGTATCGGGGATGCCACGCTGAATGGCCGCGAATTGCCGGTCGCTTCCTATCTGAAAGATCACGTTTGTCCGCAACTGATCGGCCGCGATGCGCATCAGATCGAGGACATCTGGCAATTCTTCTACAAAGGCGCTTACTGGCGGCGCGGGCCGGTTACCATGTCGGCCATTTCTGCCGTCGATATGGCGCTTTGGGACATCAAAGCTAAAGCCGCCAATATGCCGCTGTATCAGTTGCTGGGTGGCGCATCACGCACCGGCGTGATGGTTTACTGCCATACCACTGGCCATTCCATTGATGAAGTACTCGATGATTACGCCAAACATAAAGAGCTTGGGTTCAAGGCCATTCGCGCGCAATGCGGCGTGCCGGGCATGAAAACAACGTACGGTATGGCGAAAGGCAAGGGCCTGGCTTACGAACCGGCAACGAAAGGTAACTGGCCGGAAGAACAATTGTGGTCAACCGAAAAATACCTCGATTTCACACCAAAACTGTTTGAGGCCGTACGCAATAAATTCGGTTTTGATGAACATCTTCTGCATGACATGCACCACCGCCTGACGCCAATTGAAGCCGCGCGCTTTGGCAAAAGCATCGAAGAATATCGCCTGTTCTGGATGGAAGATCCGACACCGGCTGAGAATCAGGAAAGCTTCCGTTTGATCCGCCAGCACACGGTGACGCCAATTGCGGTCGGCGAAGTGTTCAACAGCATCTGGGATTGCAAACAGCTGATTGAAGAGCAACTTATCGACTATATCCGCACCACGATTACTCATGCGGGGGGGATTACCGGTATGCGTCGTATTGCTGATTTTGCCTCGCTGTATCAGGTACGTACCGGCTCACACGGGCCTTCTGACCTCTCACCCATTTGCATGGCCGCTGCCTTGCACTTCGACCTGTGGGTGCCGAACTTTGGCGTGCAGGAATACATGGGATATTCCGAGCAGATGCTGGAAGTCTTCCCGCATAACTGGACGTTCGACAACGGCTATATGCATCCGGGCGAAAAACCAGGGCTGGGTATTGAGTTCGACGAAAAACTGGCCGCGAAATATCCGTATGAACCGGCCTATCTGCCGGTAGCCCGTCTGGAAGACGGTACTTTGTGGAACTGGTGA